The genomic segment CGGCTCGGTGCTGGTCACCGAGGTGCTGCAGATCGTGCTGCTGACGGCGATCGCGTTCGCGCTGGGCTGGTCGCCGCACGGAAACCCGCTCTTCGTGGTGCTGCTGCTCGTGCTGGGCACCGCCGCCTTCTCCGGGCTCGGCCTGCTGATGGCCGGCACGCTCAAGGCGGAGGCGACGCTCGCCGCCGCGAACCTCGTCTTCCTGCTGCTGCTGGTCGGCGGCGGGATCATCGTGCCGCTGGACAAGTTCCCCGGCCCGGCGCAGGACGTGCTGGCGCTGCTGCCGGTCTCCGCCCTGTCCGACGGGCTGCGGGACGTGCTGCGGGACGGCGCGGGCATGCCCTGGGGCAATCTCGCGATCCTGCTGGCCTGGGCGGTCGTGGGGCTCGGCGCGGCGGCGCGCTTCTTCAAGTGGGAGTGACGGGGGCCGGCGCCGCCCCC from the Streptomyces sp. RKAG293 genome contains:
- a CDS encoding ABC transporter permease, producing the protein MIGAQTAFETKMLLRNGEQLLLTVVIPALLLVLFSAVSIVDTGTGKAVDFLAPGILALAVLSTAFTGQAIATGFERRYGVLKRLGASPLPRWALMTAKTGSVLVTEVLQIVLLTAIAFALGWSPHGNPLFVVLLLVLGTAAFSGLGLLMAGTLKAEATLAAANLVFLLLLVGGGIIVPLDKFPGPAQDVLALLPVSALSDGLRDVLRDGAGMPWGNLAILLAWAVVGLGAAARFFKWE